The following DNA comes from Pirellulales bacterium.
CACGGTGCAATTGCGCGACATGTCGAAGGTGGCGACGGCAAGTGCTAACGGCGACCTTGCGCAAAAGATTACCGTGGACGTGCGCGGCGAGATTTTGCAGATCAAAAACGTGATCAACACCATGGTGGACCAGCTGCGCTCCTTCGCATCGGAAGTGACTCGCGTGGCGCGCGAGGTGGGTACCGAAGGAAAACTGGGCGGTCAGGCCGAAGTGAAAGGCGTGGCCGGCACCTGGAAAGACTTGACCGACAACGTGAACTTCATGGCCGGCAACTTGACGAGCCAGGTGCGCAACATCGCCGCCGTGACCAAGGCCGTGGCCAGCGGCGACTTGTCCAAGAAAATCACGGTGGACGTGCGCGGCGAAATTCTGGAACTCAAAGACACCATCAACACGATGGTCGATCAGCTGCGTTCGTTCGCTTCCGAAGTGACCCGCGTGGCCCGTGAAGTGGGCACCGAAGGAAAACTGGGCGGGCAAGCTGACGTGCGCGACGTGGCCGGCACCTGGAAAGATTTGACCGACAGCGTGAATTTCATGGCCAGCAACCTCACGGGCCAGGTGCGCAATATTGCGGAAGTAACCAAGGCCGTGGCCAGTGGCGACTTGTCGAAGAAAATTACCGTGGACGTGAAAGGGGAAATTTCCGAATTGAAGAACACCATCAATACGATGGTCGATCAACTCGGCTCGTTCGCCGCGGAAGTAACCCGCGTGGCCCGTGAAGTGGGCACCGACGGAAAACTGGGCGGGCAAGCTCAAGTGAAGGGGGTATCGGGAACGTGGAAAGACTTGACCGACAATGTGAACTTCATGGCCGGCAACCTGACCAGCCAGGTGCGCGGTATTGCCCGCGTGGTAACGGCCGTGGCCAACGGCGACTTGAAGCAAAAACTAACCGTGGAAGCGAAGGGCGAAATCGCGGCCTTGGCCGACACCATCAACGGCATGATCGATACACTGGCCACCTTTGCCGATCAAGTGACCACGGTGGCCCGCGAAGTGGGCGTGGAAGGAAAACTCGGAGGTCAGGCCAGCGTGCCGGGTGCTGCCGGCACGTGGAAAGACTTGACCGACAACGTGAATCAGTTGGCGGCTAATTTGACGACCCAAGTGCGAGCCATTGCCGAAGTGGCCACGGCCGTGACCAAGGGGGATTTAACCCGGTCGATTACCGTGGCTGCCCAAGGCGAAGTAGCGGCGCTGAAAGACAACATCAACGAGATGATCGTGAACTTGAAAGACACGACGCTCAAAAACGCCGAGCAAGACTGGCTGAAGACCAACCTCGCCAAGTTCAGCCGCATGTTGCAAGGCCAAAAAGACATGATCACGGTCGGACGGCTGATTCTGTCCGAATTGGCTCCGCTAGTTTCGGCGCAACATGCAATGGTTTATACGTATGACAGCTCCGAAGAGCAGCCACACTTGAAGTTGCTGGCCAGTTATGCGTTTGAGCATACCGATGGCACGGGCAATCGCATTGAACTAGGTCAGGGATTGGTCGGCCAATGCGCTTTGGAAAAGCAAAAGATTTTGCTCTCCCATGTGCCCAGCGACTACGTTCGCATTTCGTCGGGCTTGGGTTCCGGGCCGCCGGCCAGCATGATCGTGCTGCCTGTTGTGTTTGAAGGGCAAGTCAAGGCCGTGCTGGAGTTGGCGTCGTTCGAGCGCTTCAATCCTACGCACCAGGCATTCCTCGATCAGTTGACCGAGAGCATCGGCATCGTGCTCAACACGATCGAAGCCAACATGCGCACGGAAGATTTGCTGAAGCAATCCCAATCGCTGGCCCAGGAACTTCAAAGCCGGCAGGAAGAATTGCAGCAGACCAACGAGGAATTGCAGGAAAAAGCCCGCTTGCTGGCCCACCAAAACGTGGAAGTGGAACGCAAAAACCGCGAGGTGGAGCAAGCCCGGCAAGCGCTGGAAGAAAAGGCCGAGCAGTTGGCGCTCACCTCGAAGTACAAATCGGAATTCTTGGCCAACATGTCGCACGAATTGCGCACGCCGCTGAACAGCTTGTTGATTCTCTCCGATCAACTTTCGAAAAACCCGGACGGCAACCTGTCGGCCAAGCAAACCGAATACGCCAAAACCATTCACTCCTCCGGCAACGATTTGCTGATGTTGATTAACGACATTCTCGACTTGTCGAAAATTGAATCGGGCACGGTGGTGCTGGACGTCGGTGAACTGCGGTTCGCCGATTTGCACAATTATGTGGAGCGCACCTTCCGGCACGTGGCGGAAGCCAAAGGCGTGGATTTCCTCGTGCAGCTGGATCCGAATTTACCGCGCACGCTCACGACCGACAGTAAGCGGCTGCAGCAAGTGCTCAAGAATTTGCTTTCCAACGCGTTTAAATTCACGCACGAAGGGCAAGTCAACTTGAAAATTCAAATGGCCGACGGCGGCTGGCATCCGGAAATTGAATCGCTCAGCGCCAGCGACAGCGTGCTGGCCATCTCGGTTTCCGACACGGGCATCGGCATTCCGCTGGAAAAGCAGCACATTATTTTCGAAGCCTTTCAACAGGCCGACGGCAGCACGAGCCGCAAATACGGCGGCACCGGCTTGGGGTTGGCCATCAGCCGCGAAATCGCCCGCCTGCTGGGAGGCGAAATTGGCTTGGTCAGTCAGCCGGGCACAGGCAGCACCTTTACGCTGTTCTTGCCGCAGACGTTTGTTCCGCAAAAGGTGGTGCGCCGTGCGGCGTTGCCGGCCCCCAAGCCGACTACCATAACACGCATTGAATCGCCCATTGCGGATACCGCGCCGGATCATGTTCCAACCGAATTGGAATTCAGCTATGTCGCCGAGGCGCCGGACGATCGGAACAATATTCAAGGGGACGACCGGGTGGTGCTAATTGTCGATAACGACATCGATTTCGCCCGCTTCGTGTTGGAAACCGCGCACAAAGTTGGGTTCAAAGGCATTACCACGCCCTTGGGCGCGGCGGCCATTGCCTTGGCAGGCGAATATCAACCGCAGGCGGTGCTCTTGGATATTTCGCTGCCCGACATTGACGGCTGGCACGTTTTGGCCCGGCTCAAGCGCGATTTCTCGCTGCAGCATATTCCCGTTTACATCGTTTCCACGGCCGATCAACTGGAGCGCGGCTACAAGCAGGGCGCACAAGGCATTTTGCCCAAGCCGATTCAAACCGCGGAAATGCTGGAAGAATTTTTGGGCAAAGTTCACGCCGAAGTGGAGCGCACGCAGCGGCGGGTGGTGCAATTGGAACCCCAGGCCGAAAAGCGCAATGTGCTGTCCCAGTTGTTAAGCGCCCCGGGCGTCAAAATTGAATGCGTCGAAAGCGGCGCCGCCTTGCTGCAAGCCCTTGGGAACGGCCCGGTCGATGCCGTGATTTTGAATTGCGAGGTGCCCGACATGACCTTGGCAGCGCTGGCGGAGCAAGTGATTTCGCAGCCGGCGATGGAAGGTCGTCCGACGGTTTTGCAACTGCCGGCCGAATTAGACGACGACCGGCGCGAACGGCTACAGCGGCTAGCGCACGAGTTTAATCTGCACGTGAGCAATTCGTTGCCGTACTTGGCCCGGCAGTTGGTCAGCGCGCTGTGCCTGCCGATTTCCACGCTGTCGGAAGATTGTCAGAAGGTGCTGACTGAGGACAGCAAGCCGCATGCCGTTCTAGCCGGCAAGAAAGTGTTGATCGTTGACGACGACATCCGCAATATTTTCGCCCTGACCAGCATTTTGGAGCGCTACGACATGGTGACCGTCTCGGCGGAAACCGGGCGTGACGCCATCAACCTGTTGCAGGCTGCCCCCGATGTGGATATTGTGCTGATGGACATTATGATGCCGGAAATGGATGGCCTGGACACCACGCGTGCCATTCGTCAAATTTCTCGCTTCCGCGATTTGCCGATTGTGGCGGTCACCGCCAAAGCCATGAAGGGAGACCGCGAGAAGTGCATTGAAGCGGGGGCATGGGACTATTTGTCCAAGCCGGTCGATCCGGAGCAAATGCTTTCCGTTTTGCGGGCCTGGTTAACCGTGTAATATGGAATCCGCAGCAGAGAAGGCAAAAATTTTAATCGTCGACGACGTGGCGGAAAAGCGCCTCGCCGTGGAGGTTGTGCTGCAAAACTTGGGGCAGGAAATTGTTTCGGTTGGATCCGGAGCCGAAGCCCTGCGGCGATTGCTGAATGAAGATTTTGCAGTCATTTTGCTCGACGTGAACATGCCGGAGCTGGATGGCTTTGAAACGGCCAACTTAATCCGGCAGCGCCGGCAATCGGAACACACGCCGATCATTTTCCTCACGGCTTTTCCTGACGACACTTACGCCCACCGCGGCTACTCGCTGGGGGCCGTCGATTATATTCTCACGCCGGTGGTGCCCGAGGTGTTGCGGACCAAGGTTTCGGTGTTTGTCGAGTTGTACCGCATGACGCAACAGGTGCGCCGACAAGCGGACGAACGGATTGCGCTGGCGCACGAGCATGCTGCCCGAGTAGCGGCCGAGCAAGCCAACCGTGCGAAGAACGAATTTTTGGCGAACGTGAGCCACGAATTGCGCACGCCCATGAACGCCATTATCGGCATGACCGATTTAGCGCTGCGCGAAGAGCTTTTGCCTCTGGTGCGCGAATTTTTGACGACGGTCCGCTCCAGCTCGCAAGTGTTGTTGGAATTGCTGAACGAAATTCTCGATTTGTCGAAAATGGAAGCCGGCAAGTTTACGTTGCAGAACACGCCATTTGGCTTAAGAGAGCTGGTTGACGATTTAGCGCGGGCATACGGTTTTCGCGCTACCGACAAGGGCTTGGCGCTGGGCATTAAAATTAGCGAGCAGGTGCCGGATCAGCTGCTGGGTGATCCGCTCCGGCTGCGGCAAATTTTGAACAATTTGTTATCCAACGCGCTGAAGTTTACCGACCGTGGCCGAATTGGCATTGAAGCTAGCTTGCACTACGCCACCGAGCATGAAGCCCACGTGTATTTTGCGATCAGCGATACCGGCATTGGCATTTCGGCGGCCGATCAAGAACGCATTTTTACTCCCTTTGCGCAGGTCGATGCCTCCAGCACGCGCCGGCACGGCGGCATTGGCTTGGGCTTGGCCATTGCTTCGGATTTGATTCGCGCCATGGGAGGCAAATTGTCGGTGGAAAGCAAGCCTGGCGATGGCAGCAGATTTTGCTTCACTCTGCTTTTACGCCTGGCGCCGAAAACGGAGAAAGTTGGCGCGCCGAAAGAAGCTGCTGAATCGGCGGATGCCGCCCGGGCAGGGCTCGCTCGCAATGGCGCGCATTCCAACGGTGGTCCGGCAACCAAGCTGCATGTGCTTCTTGCTGAAGATGTGCGCGCCAACCAAATGTTGGTGCAGCATGCCATGCGGCAACGGGGCCATACCATTGATGTTGCTTCCGACGGCCGCGAAGCGGTGGAATGCGCGACGCACGCCACCTACGATGTCATTCTGATGGATGTGCAAATGCCGGAGCTGGATGGATTCCAAGCCACGGCCGCCATTCGTGCTTTGCCCAATGGCGCCCGCGTGCCGATCATCGCCCTAACGGCTCATGCCATGCCCGGCGACAATGAACGGTGCCTGGCGGCCGGTATGAACGGTTATATGGCCAAGCCGCTCGACGTGGTGCAATTGGTGGAAACTGTTGAGAACTGCGCCCGGCAGGCGGCGGAAGGCAGTTGTTGCGCGGACACCATGTAAGATGTCGCCGCAATTTTGCCGCTTCAATACGTTGCGCCGCACTTCAGGGGTGCAACGCTTAGCTGGGCAGCCTCCAATCGTGTCCGCCTAAGCCGAACACGTGGTCGACCGCGCCGTCGTCGAGCACCGTCGAGCCAATTTGCAGGAACACATCGCCATTGGCGCCGCTGCCATCGCCGTTGCCGCTAATGTTGCTCTGCCGGTCGGCCAGGCTGTCGGCTGAATTCCACTCCGCCATGATGAAGTTCAGCGATTGGGCATCGCCTTCCAAAGTGGACGAGCCGGTCACGAAAAAATCGTCGCCGCGGCCGCCTTGTAGACTGTCGGCGCCAGTTCCGCC
Coding sequences within:
- a CDS encoding response regulator, with product MESAAEKAKILIVDDVAEKRLAVEVVLQNLGQEIVSVGSGAEALRRLLNEDFAVILLDVNMPELDGFETANLIRQRRQSEHTPIIFLTAFPDDTYAHRGYSLGAVDYILTPVVPEVLRTKVSVFVELYRMTQQVRRQADERIALAHEHAARVAAEQANRAKNEFLANVSHELRTPMNAIIGMTDLALREELLPLVREFLTTVRSSSQVLLELLNEILDLSKMEAGKFTLQNTPFGLRELVDDLARAYGFRATDKGLALGIKISEQVPDQLLGDPLRLRQILNNLLSNALKFTDRGRIGIEASLHYATEHEAHVYFAISDTGIGISAADQERIFTPFAQVDASSTRRHGGIGLGLAIASDLIRAMGGKLSVESKPGDGSRFCFTLLLRLAPKTEKVGAPKEAAESADAARAGLARNGAHSNGGPATKLHVLLAEDVRANQMLVQHAMRQRGHTIDVASDGREAVECATHATYDVILMDVQMPELDGFQATAAIRALPNGARVPIIALTAHAMPGDNERCLAAGMNGYMAKPLDVVQLVETVENCARQAAEGSCCADTM
- a CDS encoding HAMP domain-containing protein, producing TVQLRDMSKVATASANGDLAQKITVDVRGEILQIKNVINTMVDQLRSFASEVTRVAREVGTEGKLGGQAEVKGVAGTWKDLTDNVNFMAGNLTSQVRNIAAVTKAVASGDLSKKITVDVRGEILELKDTINTMVDQLRSFASEVTRVAREVGTEGKLGGQADVRDVAGTWKDLTDSVNFMASNLTGQVRNIAEVTKAVASGDLSKKITVDVKGEISELKNTINTMVDQLGSFAAEVTRVAREVGTDGKLGGQAQVKGVSGTWKDLTDNVNFMAGNLTSQVRGIARVVTAVANGDLKQKLTVEAKGEIAALADTINGMIDTLATFADQVTTVAREVGVEGKLGGQASVPGAAGTWKDLTDNVNQLAANLTTQVRAIAEVATAVTKGDLTRSITVAAQGEVAALKDNINEMIVNLKDTTLKNAEQDWLKTNLAKFSRMLQGQKDMITVGRLILSELAPLVSAQHAMVYTYDSSEEQPHLKLLASYAFEHTDGTGNRIELGQGLVGQCALEKQKILLSHVPSDYVRISSGLGSGPPASMIVLPVVFEGQVKAVLELASFERFNPTHQAFLDQLTESIGIVLNTIEANMRTEDLLKQSQSLAQELQSRQEELQQTNEELQEKARLLAHQNVEVERKNREVEQARQALEEKAEQLALTSKYKSEFLANMSHELRTPLNSLLILSDQLSKNPDGNLSAKQTEYAKTIHSSGNDLLMLINDILDLSKIESGTVVLDVGELRFADLHNYVERTFRHVAEAKGVDFLVQLDPNLPRTLTTDSKRLQQVLKNLLSNAFKFTHEGQVNLKIQMADGGWHPEIESLSASDSVLAISVSDTGIGIPLEKQHIIFEAFQQADGSTSRKYGGTGLGLAISREIARLLGGEIGLVSQPGTGSTFTLFLPQTFVPQKVVRRAALPAPKPTTITRIESPIADTAPDHVPTELEFSYVAEAPDDRNNIQGDDRVVLIVDNDIDFARFVLETAHKVGFKGITTPLGAAAIALAGEYQPQAVLLDISLPDIDGWHVLARLKRDFSLQHIPVYIVSTADQLERGYKQGAQGILPKPIQTAEMLEEFLGKVHAEVERTQRRVVQLEPQAEKRNVLSQLLSAPGVKIECVESGAALLQALGNGPVDAVILNCEVPDMTLAALAEQVISQPAMEGRPTVLQLPAELDDDRRERLQRLAHEFNLHVSNSLPYLARQLVSALCLPISTLSEDCQKVLTEDSKPHAVLAGKKVLIVDDDIRNIFALTSILERYDMVTVSAETGRDAINLLQAAPDVDIVLMDIMMPEMDGLDTTRAIRQISRFRDLPIVAVTAKAMKGDREKCIEAGAWDYLSKPVDPEQMLSVLRAWLTV